A genomic region of Desulfitibacter alkalitolerans DSM 16504 contains the following coding sequences:
- a CDS encoding 4Fe-4S dicluster domain-containing protein, whose translation MTMNLVEKVKKAGIVGAGGAGFPTHVKIDAEVEYVLINGAECEPLLRSDQQLIGLYAKKLWEALEIVVNHTGAKKGIIVLKQKYHEAVKRLQETLYHQEFLSIHLLDDFYPAGDEHVLLHEVTGRVVPERGIPLQVGCVVLNVETLLNIWFALRDVPVCDKYITITGEVEKPLTIKAPIGAGFQELMEMAGGPTVENPVIIEGGPMMGKIQNPSARVTKTTGGIIVLSQEHYLIKHMQQTLQFTILRAASSCCQCRACTDICPRYLLGHHIEPHKIMRLVGGGSCVTAHATNAFLCSECSACDKFGCPMDLSPVRVNKMIKQLLTERGIKNPHELRTIEPNYARQWRKIPGNRLIARLGLTKYDVPAPLIDKEHVISRVSIPLSQHIGRAANAIVQGGEMVQRGQLIGAMAENTLGANIHASISGMVEEVSSTAITIKRVEG comes from the coding sequence ATGACCATGAATCTTGTTGAAAAGGTAAAAAAAGCTGGAATCGTAGGAGCTGGTGGAGCAGGATTTCCCACGCATGTAAAAATTGATGCCGAGGTAGAGTATGTACTAATAAATGGCGCGGAATGTGAGCCGCTGCTGAGGTCTGACCAGCAATTAATTGGCCTGTATGCTAAAAAACTCTGGGAAGCTTTAGAGATTGTGGTTAATCATACCGGTGCAAAAAAGGGGATCATTGTGCTGAAGCAAAAATACCATGAAGCTGTTAAGCGGCTTCAGGAGACATTATACCATCAGGAGTTCCTTTCTATTCACCTGCTGGATGATTTCTATCCTGCAGGAGATGAGCATGTCCTTCTCCACGAGGTCACTGGCAGGGTTGTTCCAGAGAGAGGCATACCCCTTCAAGTTGGATGTGTGGTGTTAAATGTAGAAACACTATTAAATATATGGTTTGCTTTAAGAGATGTGCCAGTGTGTGACAAATATATTACTATCACAGGTGAGGTGGAAAAGCCTCTTACCATAAAAGCACCCATTGGAGCGGGGTTTCAGGAGCTAATGGAAATGGCCGGGGGACCAACAGTTGAGAACCCGGTAATTATTGAGGGAGGTCCCATGATGGGAAAAATACAGAATCCGTCTGCCAGGGTGACCAAGACTACAGGGGGCATTATTGTTCTTTCTCAGGAGCATTATCTTATTAAGCATATGCAGCAGACACTACAGTTTACCATTTTAAGAGCTGCATCATCCTGCTGCCAATGCAGGGCATGTACGGATATTTGTCCACGCTATCTTTTAGGCCACCATATAGAGCCACATAAGATTATGCGCCTGGTTGGAGGGGGGAGCTGTGTTACAGCCCATGCGACCAATGCCTTTTTATGTTCTGAATGCAGTGCGTGTGACAAATTTGGATGTCCCATGGATTTATCTCCAGTGCGAGTTAATAAAATGATTAAACAGCTGTTGACGGAGAGGGGCATAAAAAATCCTCATGAGCTAAGAACAATTGAACCAAATTATGCAAGACAGTGGAGAAAGATTCCTGGTAATAGGCTCATTGCAAGACTGGGCCTGACAAAATATGATGTACCAGCACCCCTTATAGATAAAGAACATGTAATCAGCAGAGTTTCAATACCATTAAGTCAGCATATTGGCAGGGCAGCCAATGCAATTGTCCAAGGTGGGGAAATGGTACAAAGGGGCCAGTTAATTGGTGCAATGG